From Polaribacter haliotis:
ATTATAGACAGTTGGTTTTCCATTTATTTTGGCAGGACTATTAAAAAGAGGAAAGTTACTTGTAACTCCTGAGAATAAATCTAAATTTTCACCTTTTAAAAGAATTAGCTTTCCTTTTTTATTAACTCTTAATTTTGCCTTTAAACTTTTCGTTTTCTTTTTAGCAATATTAACAGCGGAAGAGTCTAAATTTCTATTAAAAAAGTTCTTTATTTCTAAATTTATACAGCTTTTTATGTCTTTATAATATTCCAAATCTGTACAAGGCTCACAAACAGGAAGTGTTTCTTCAATAATAATGGAGCTACAATAAATAATATTTTCGTATTGAACTGTACTTGCAATAATTTGAAACGAATATCTTTTTTTGGTATCTAAAGCTCCTAAATTTAATTTTTCTATTGGAAAATCTAAAAGTGCTTTTTTAATAGTATTGCTAAGTTCTTTATTTACTTTAAAACTAGTACTTATATCATAAGGTTCGCCTAATGTATTCACATAAAAAAATACATTAAGAGTATATGTTGCTTTAGGGTACTTAATATTTTTAAGTAATCTAAAAGGAATTGCATTTTTAAAATGAAGAGATAATTCGTTTTTCGGATTAGGATTAGAATTTTTTAAATAGTCGAAATTATTTTTTTGAGAAAAACCTTCAATTGAAAGTAATAATAATACAATAAGTGTCAGTTTTATTTTCATTGCTAATAATTTTTATTCTTCTAAGCTAATATGAAACAAAGCATCTCCTTTATTTACAATTGGAGTTTGGTTTACACAGAAAATATGACAATTATCTGGTGCGTAAATTTTCTTTTTAAATTCCCCAAAAGGATCCTGTATAACACCTAAAACTTCTTTCTTTTTAACAAATGCACCATTTCTTACTCTAATTTGGAACATTCCAGAGTGTTGTGCTCTTAACCATTTTGCTTTTTTCACATAAACAGGTGTCGCTTTTACACTTAATTCTCCTTCTATTAAACCTAAACGAATTAAAACATTTTTAGTTCCATTTACACCTTCGTTTATTACTGTTGGGTTTAATTCCTTTGATTTCCCTCCTTCAAAAAGTAAAATAGTTTTATCCATTTTGTTTAAAGTATCTCTTAAAGATTTTGCAATATTATTCGAAAAAACAATCATTGGAGGGTTAAAAACTTTGGCTAATTCCAAAGCTTTTTCATCATCTTTACTACAACGAATTTGCGAAATATTATCACGCTCACCACCACCTGTATGAAAATCTATTACATAATCTACATGTGGTGCAATTTCTTTGGTAAATTGATATGCAAATTGACTTGCCAAAGAACCAGATGCAGAGCCTGGGAACATTCTGTTTAAATCTCGACCATCAGGAAATTCTCTAGTCTGAATTAAATATCCGAAGATATTAAAAACAGGAATACAAATAATTGTTCCGTTTTTTGGCTTGTTAATTTTTTGATTTATAATTTCTCTAATGATGCCAACTCCATTGGTTTCATCTCCATGAATTCCTGCTAATAATAAAACGACAGGGCCCGGATTTGTAGATCGTTCTATAATTACAGGAACATTTACAGTAGTTCTTGTATGTAATTTTGCTACTTTTAAATCTAAAACAGTACGTTCTCCTTCAGGAATTTCTTTTCCTAAAAGAATAAAAGGTTTACTCGACATGAATCTCTAAATATCTAATAATTTCTTTGGCAATATTTTTACCTGTTGCAATTTCTATGCCTTCTAATCCAGGCGAAGAGTTTACTTCTAATACTAATGGTCCTTTAGAAGATTGTAACATATCTACACCAGCAACTCCTAAACCTAATGCTTTGGTTGCTTTTAAAGCTGTTTTTTCTTCTTCGTCTGTTAATTCTATTACAGTTGCATTTCCACCTCTATGAAGATTAGAACGGAATTCCCCTTCTTTTCCTTGACGTTTCATTGCTCCAATTACTTTTCCATCAACCACAAAAGCTCTAATGTCTGCACCACCAGCTTCTTTTATAAATTGTTGTGCGATAACTCTTGCTCCTAATCCGTTAAAAGCTTCTAAAACTGAAGTTGCAGCATTTTTTGTTTCTGCTAGAACAACTCCTAAACCTTGTGTGCCTTCTAATAATTTTAAAACTAATGGAGCACCACCAACCGATTCTACTACATGTTCTACGTCTTTTGTGTAATTTGTAAAAACTGTTTTTGGTAAACCAACACCAGCTCTAGCTAAAATTTGTAAACTACTTAATTTATCTCTAGATCTTGTTAATGCTTGTGAAGAAACAGATGTAAAAACCTTCATCATTTCAAACTGACGAATTACTGCAGTTCCATAAAATGTTACAGAAGCTCCAATACGTGGAATAATTGCATCGATATTTGTTATATACTCTCCTTTATAATGAATTTTTGGAGATTTTTTTTCGATTTCTATATTGCATTTTAAATGATCTACCACCATTACTTCATGTCCGCGTTTTTCTGCAGCTTCTACTAATCTACTTGTAGAGTACAATTTCGGATTTCTCGATAAAATTACAATTCTCATTTGTTTTTGTTTTTTAATTTGTGTGATAAATCTTTCTTAGCAGTATCTATCACAAATTTTTTATTTAAAAATTTTCTTCCAAGTAAAATAGGAAATTTCATGTCTTTACGCTCACTTAAAGTCAAGTAAATGGGATACGTTTTATTAAAAATTACAATTTCTGTAAGAACCATAAAACGCATTTCAGAAATTCCATTTGAACTTTTTACAATTTTAGAGGCATAATTTTTAAACTTAAATTCTTTATTATTATAAAATGGATGTTCTGGATCTAAAAGTGTAAATTGTATAAAAGGTTGACTATTTATAGAG
This genomic window contains:
- a CDS encoding succinylglutamate desuccinylase/aspartoacylase family protein, with product MSSKPFILLGKEIPEGERTVLDLKVAKLHTRTTVNVPVIIERSTNPGPVVLLLAGIHGDETNGVGIIREIINQKINKPKNGTIICIPVFNIFGYLIQTREFPDGRDLNRMFPGSASGSLASQFAYQFTKEIAPHVDYVIDFHTGGGERDNISQIRCSKDDEKALELAKVFNPPMIVFSNNIAKSLRDTLNKMDKTILLFEGGKSKELNPTVINEGVNGTKNVLIRLGLIEGELSVKATPVYVKKAKWLRAQHSGMFQIRVRNGAFVKKKEVLGVIQDPFGEFKKKIYAPDNCHIFCVNQTPIVNKGDALFHISLEE
- the rimK gene encoding 30S ribosomal protein S6--L-glutamate ligase: MRIVILSRNPKLYSTSRLVEAAEKRGHEVMVVDHLKCNIEIEKKSPKIHYKGEYITNIDAIIPRIGASVTFYGTAVIRQFEMMKVFTSVSSQALTRSRDKLSSLQILARAGVGLPKTVFTNYTKDVEHVVESVGGAPLVLKLLEGTQGLGVVLAETKNAATSVLEAFNGLGARVIAQQFIKEAGGADIRAFVVDGKVIGAMKRQGKEGEFRSNLHRGGNATVIELTDEEEKTALKATKALGLGVAGVDMLQSSKGPLVLEVNSSPGLEGIEIATGKNIAKEIIRYLEIHVE
- a CDS encoding ATP-dependent zinc protease family protein, producing MKITIGRSDKADFPELSLSEIDLKVDSGAYTSSIHCSNIKEISINSQPFIQFTLLDPEHPFYNNKEFKFKNYASKIVKSSNGISEMRFMVLTEIVIFNKTYPIYLTLSERKDMKFPILLGRKFLNKKFVIDTAKKDLSHKLKNKNK